In a single window of the Drosophila albomicans strain 15112-1751.03 chromosome 3, ASM965048v2, whole genome shotgun sequence genome:
- the LOC117568977 gene encoding titin, translating to MWKYICALIFLSVCCNAGPLNQQRKNMPIKAREDSVVMSQESQTQTETESEVQTEAEAAAPLVGTLTLPSNATSIRADITDSFSCANKSYGYYADVENDCQIFHVCLPVTYADGKENTFRWSFICPEETIFSQESFTCMRREDMTIECEESYRYYELNSNFGVSTEEEKQPAAPAAENEQIDQQPEESEAPAAPAEPAPEPVVEPAKPVKVQKPKPKPNRRKPAVTYNKPQRKAPVPATSAPVVEPVEAVEPEPVAVVVAPVAAKPKPQRFNPRPNKEKPQTLKPAAPIRNELFNAIRKRPAIFNKPTTKPVEESEAAITEAIQAQAELSEPQPTLKLQTMFVDTAPVVPVQVVEEPVPEASEPVVAIAQPETESESEPEPQPVEIAAEPEPEPIKTEIVTEQDAPIKMELSEVQPVEAFEEIPAVIAEEKPQEIEQPVEQPAEEQPVELPVEQPAEILVEQPAQQPEELPVETEEKPADEPVQQIKEQTAEQPAEEIQEQAAEHPNETPVETPVETPVETPVETPVETPVETPVEQPQEHEAEQEVQQSAEQPIEQPPQPESNQIIEESKLEAAPAIMEPSNSNEEALNNIEALEAAKPADAPESLPATPEMAQPSPLVEEMLDNSGNIDESMKQTAGGFKPVDPVMAAEAEQLITDFLNTLRKHEEKTETELASAAMDMAETIEQQPQAQESEVKPETELLKTPEEQADNVSIEEQKLPEPEIIDKNASVEEQLLEGETEPEPQPKLKLTQDSPIYNIMQLNHMPADYQIPVQVVSMPEPVEESKPEAESETAQEVIQETAPQLPAEPEQKPVETETQMSLATAAYMPPISIDDIVELVKERLDQNPKNEQLAPMELILTPGAAAPMALIQSNSEDKQETQPETEQQSAPVADEETAPEIAPEASSAVEPAPEVASAPVAEPEPEPASSPEQEEVILPIYKRISIAEPSMSKVQTAPVTVSKVEEPEQHSDELKTQTKMDARKRRFLFRADAS from the exons AATATGCCCATAAAGGCACGCGAGGATAGCGTTGTAATGTCTCAGGAATCTCAGACGCAGACGGAGACAGAGTCAGAAGTACAAACGGAAGCGGAAGCAGCTGCTCCCTTGGTGGGCACTTTGACATTGCCAAGTAATGCCACTTCGATCAGGGCGGACATCACGGATAGCTTTTCGTGTGCCAACAAATCGTATGGCTACTATGCTGATGTGGAGAACGATTGTCAGATCTTCCATGTCTGTCTGCCAGTGACTTACGCTGATGGCAAGGAGAACACCTTCCGGTGGAGCTTCATTTGCCCCGAAGAGACCATCTTCAGTCAG GAATCATTCACTTGCATGCGTCGCGAGGATATGACCATCGAATGCGAAGAAAGCTACAGATACTACGAGCTGAATAGCAACTTTGGTGTCTCCACGGAAGAAGAGAAGCAACCCGCAGCTCCAGCCGCCGAGAACGAGCAGATTGATCAGCAACCCGAGGAGAGCGAAGCTCCCGCAGCACCTGCCGAACCCGCGCCCGAGCCCGTCGTTGAACCCGCAAAGCCAGTGAAGGTGCAGAAGcccaagccaaagccaaatcGTCGCAAGCCCGCTGTTACCTACAACAAGCCCCAGAGGAAAGCACCTGTTCCTGCCACGTCAGCACCTGTCGTTGAGCCTGTTGAGGCAGTTGAACCCGAGcctgtagctgttgttgttgctcctgtgGCAGCCAAGCCAAAGCCACAGCGTTTTAATCCCAGACCCAACAAGGAGAAACCTCAGACCCTGAAGCCTGCCGCCCCCATTCGCAACGAACTCTTCAATGCCATCCGCAAGCGTCCCGCCATCTTCAACAAACCCACCACAAAGCCAGTGGAGGAGAGCGAAGCAGCTATCACCGAGGCCATCCAAGCTCAAGCGGAGCTGAGTGAACCACAGCCCACTTTGAAGCTGCAGACCATGTTTGTGGACACAGCTCCAGTTGTTCCCGTGCAGGTTGTAGAAGAACCTGTGCCTGAAGCCTCTGAACCTGTGGTTGCCATTGCACAACCAGAGActgagtcagagtcagagccagagccacagCCAGTGGAGATTGCAGctgagccagagccagagccaatTAAGACTGAGATAGTAACTGAGCAGGATGCCCCAATTAAGATGGAACTGAGTGAAGTGCAACCCGTTGAAGCCTTTGAGGAAATTCCTGCTGTGATTGCCGAGGAAAAGCCACAAGAGATTGAGCAGCCAGTGGAGCAGCCCGCAGAGGAGCAGCCAGTTGAGTTGCCTGTCGAGCAGCCAGCTGAGATTCTAGTAGAGCAGCCAGCTCAGCAGCCAGAGGAGCTGCCAGTAGAGACAGAGGAAAAGCCAGCGGATGAACCCGTGCAACAAATTAAGGAACAGACAGCTGAGCAGCCAGCAGAGGAGATTCAGGAACAGGCAGCTGAGCATCCAAATGAGACGCCTGTTGAAACGCCAGTTGAGACTCCAGTTGAGACCCCAGTTGAGACTCCAGTTGAGACACCAGTCGAAACGCCAGTTGAACAGCCACAGGAACATGAAGCAGAACAGGAAGTGCAACAGTCAGCAGAGCAGCCAATAGAACAACCTCCACAGCCAGAGAGCAACCAAATCATTGAAGAGTCCAAACTCGAAGCAGCTCCCGCTATTATGGAGCCCAGCAACTCCAACGAGGAAGCCCTGAATAACATTGAAGCTTTGGAGGCAGCCAAGCCAGCTGATGCGCCCGAGAGTCTGCCCGCCACACCCGAGATGGCTCAACCAAGTCCTTTGGTGGAAGAGATGCTcgacaacagcggcaacattGATGAGAGCATGAAGCAAACAGCTGGCGGCTTCAAGCCTGTGGATCCTGTCATGGCCGCCGAGGCAGAGCAGCTGATCACCGATTTTTTGAATACGCTGCGCAAGCATGAGGAGAAAACTGAGACTGAGTTGGCCAGCGCTGCCATGGACATGGCCGAAACCAtcgagcagcagccacaagcaCAAGAGAGCGAAGTGAAGCCAGAGACAGAGTTGCTTAAGACACCTGAGGAGCAGGCAGACAATGTTTCTATTGAGGAGCAAAAGCTGCCAGAGCCAGAGATTATTGACAAAAACGCTTCCGTTGAGGAACAACTGCTGGAGGGAGAGACCGAGCCAGAACCACAACCCAAACTGAAACTGACGCAGGACTCTCCTATTTATAACATTATGCAACTGAATCATATGCCCGCTGACTATCAGATTCCAGTGCAAGTGGTCTCAATGCCAGAGCCAGTAGAGGAATCTAAGCCAGAGGCCGAGTCAGAGACAGCACAAGAAGTGATTCAGGAAACAGCACCTCAATTGCCAGCTGAACCAGAGCAGAAGCCAGTGGAGACTGAGACACAGATGAGCTTGGCCACAGCTGCCTATATGCCACCCATCAGCATCGATGACATTGTGGAGCTCGTCAAGGAGCGTCTCGATCAAAATCCCAAAAACGAGCAGCTTGCACCCATGGAACTGATCCTCACACCAGGTGCTGCAGCTCCCATGGCGTTGATTCAGAGCAACAGCGAAGACAAGCAGGAGACACAGCCAGAGACAGAACAGCAGTCAGCACCTGTGGCTGATGAAGAGACAGCGCCAGAGATTGCACCTGAAGCTTCTTCAGCAGTCGAGCCTGCTCCCGAAGTTGCCTCAGCTCCAGTAGCCGAGCCCGAGCCTGAACCCGCGTCGAGTCCTGAACAAGAGGAAGTTATCCTACCCATTTACAAACGCATTTCCATCGCTGAGCCCAGCATGTCCAAGGTGCAGACGGCGCCCGTGACAGTCAGCAAAGTGGAGGAGCCAGAGCAACATTCGGATGAGCTTAAAACCCAAACCAAAATGGATGCACGCAAGCGTCGTTTTCTGTTTCGTGCTGATGCCAGCTAA
- the LOC117570965 gene encoding uncharacterized protein LOC117570965 translates to MASSNISSPKTPTTPTTPTTNSDLDSQVNVEDLPITFKVKYIGSEASRGLWGIKYTRRPVDIMVGVAKNLPPNKVLPNCELKVSTSGVQLEIISPKASINNWSYPIDTISYGVQDLVYTRVFAMIVVKDETSPHPFEVHAFVCDSRAMARKLTFALSAAFQDYSRVVKEASGEDQVDDTHNDLITPTRQKFAIDLRTPEEIQAGELEQETEA, encoded by the exons ATGGCCTCCAGTAACATCAGTAGCCCCAAAACGCCAACAACTCCGACGACGCCGACGACGAACAGCGATCTGGATAGCCAAGTGAATGTGGAGGATTTGCCCATAACCTTCAAG GTCAAATACATTGGCTCGGAGGCATCGCGAGGCTTGTGGGGCATCAAATACACCCGCCGCCCGGTGGACATTATGGTGGGCGTGGCCAAGAATTTGCCGCCCAACAAAGTGCTGCCCAATTGCGAACTGAAAGTTTCGACCTCAGGAGTGCAGCTGGAGATCATTTCGCCCAAGGCGAGCATCAACAACTGGAGCTATCCCATCGATACGATCTCGTATGGAGTGCAGGATTTAGTTTACACACGTGTCTTTGCCATGATCGTGGTCAAGGACGAGACGAGTCCGCATCCCTTTGAGGTGCATGCCTTTGTCTGCGACAGTCGCGCCATGGCACGCAAGTTGACCTTTGCCCTCTCTGCCGCCTTCCAGGACTATTCGCGGGTGGTGAAAGAGGCTTCTGGGGAGGATCAAGTGGATGACACACACAACGATTTAATCACGCCAACGAGGCAAAAGTTTGCCATCGATCTGCGCACGCCCGAGGAGATTCAGGCGGGGGAACTCGAACAGGAGACGGAGGCGTAG